Genomic segment of Saccharomyces cerevisiae S288C chromosome XV, complete sequence:
TGGAACCTCTGTATTTTTTAGCAGAGGTTCTATACAACAATGAAGTGATAACGATGACAAAAAAGGCCGACCCCATTGAAAACTTATAATGACCAAGTGCAAATGATGCCACGCCTccgataaagaaaatggctACCGAATGATACCAGTCACCGTAAAGGCTGTCCGGTATGATGTTATCTAAGAAGGTTTCTCTAGTCATATCCATCAATTCATCATCTAAAGTTAATTCGTCTTTGTCTTCCCAGCCACCAATCTGTTTCCAGCCGACATAAGAAGCTTCATGGATACTTCTCTTGAAGCTTTCATCACTAGCATGTGCCGCCTTCTCAGATGACACGCTTTTACTGGATTCGGTTTCCTCTTTCGTCTTTGGAGGTTCTAACTTATCTATCCCATTTATGTTAGCTACTTGGGCTGTTTCGGGCTTCTTTGGTGCTGTTACCCCAGTATCTTCTTTGGCCATATTGTATGTACCACGCAATTGAAGTTTTCAGAATGCACTAgctatctttttttatcttagctattcttcttcaattatCCTACTTATTCttcagcaaaaaaaaaataataagcTAAGACAATGCTATACAAGTCAATTACCAGCCAGTAAGTCCAAATTGGAGTAGCCAATGCTATTAGTTGATAATTTTGACGGCCGATTATACTATTCCAATTGCAGCAACATCCCTGTCCCTTAGCTTTTTGAGGGGCCTTTTgttataatttttcatgCAGCATTCCGGTCGCCAAAGTTGTTATCACTTCTAACGTAAATCGTTTTCTCGTTATGTCCGCTATTTTAGAATGAGAATAATGGATAAAATTGGCCTAAAAAGGGAGCGAGTATAACGTTACTGAGATACAATTGTACATTTTGCCATGGAAATGAGCCAACTAGTCTAATGAGATTTTCAATgctttatttctttttttagtttctCATTTTATTGTTTCTCTAGTTATTAGTCCTTTGGTTATTTTTATGTCACCACCTCTTGTCACATGACCATTTTTGTTACTTGCTTGGTTTTACAATGATTTATACATTCTTGGGCCTCTCttgacatatttttatcGTCATAATAAGTTCTTCATTCGTTCTCTAAAACAACAAAGTTAGACTCCATGGCCAAGTTGGTTAAGGCGTGCGACTGTTAATCGCAAGATCGTGAGTTCAACCCTCACTGGGGTcgttaattttttaatttttctccTACACTGTTGCTATGTCGGAGTTATCTCATAAGAGCTGAAAATATGTGGTAAATTTAGTCAGTATCCTTCGAGGATCAGCTAGAGCCTATTCAATGCAATTGTCATTAATCAGTGGCTTGGTAAGGCAATAGAATTCAGttataaaatataatattactaGAACAGGAGCATTATGGTATCAGCCAACGGCGACTTGCACTTGCCAATTTCTAACGAACAGTGCATGCCGGAAAACAATGGATCTCTTGGATTTGAGGCCCCCACTCCGAGACAGATTCTCAGGGTTACgttaaatttgaaatactTAATTGATAAGGTCGTACCTATTGTTTACGATCCCAATGATATTGTTTGTGACCATTCTGAGATTTTATCTCCAAAAGTTGTGAAGCTGGCTTATGAAGCATGTGGCGGGAACCCTAAAGACAAGGccaacaaaagaaaatatcaatctgtcattattttttcacttcttAAAGTTTGTGAGTGGTATTCCATATTGGCCACTATGGAAGTGCACAATGCCAAACTTTACGAAACCAGAAATTTAGCCTCACAACAGTTATGTAAATTGTTAATTGAAAGGGAGGAGACAAGAGACCTgcagtttcttttcatgcAGTTACTGCTGCGTCGGTACGTAATCAACGAGAACGATGAAGATCAAGAACCGTTGAATGCCTTGGAACTTGCCACAGATATGCACTGTACTACAGTGATAGGATCGAGTGGATTTCAGCGTTGTTTAAAATGGATATGGAGAGGATGGATAGTCCAAAATGGCTTGGATCCCACAACTTTTATCAAGGACGATTCACTGGCGGAAGTGTCATTGATCTCTCATTTCAACCCCGTAAGATTAAAGGCGCCTGTATACCAAAATTATTTGCAGATGATCTTctcatttttgtttctagGGCTTTATACCTTGGTGGTTAATGGTAAGGACTCTGAGAGAGTCCAATCTTTCGATTTGTTAGAAAGcatattttatgttttcaATACTGGTTTCATCTTGGATGAGCTCACTAAGctttattatattggtTATGCGCACCTATCGTTTTGGAATTTATTTAATGATACCACATATTTGATAATCACGTTTGCTATGGGGTTCCGTGCAATGAGCGTAACGCCCCTTAATGCAAAATACTCTTCAGAAGATTGGGATAAAATATCATATAGAGTCTTATCCTGTGCAGCACCATTTGTGTGGTCGAGACTCCTACTATACCTTGAATCACAAAGGTTTATTGGGATTATGTTGGTTATCCTAAAACATATGATGAAAGAATccattgtatttttcttccttctaTTCTTAATAATGATAGGATTCACTCAAGGTTTCTTAGGTTTGGATTCCGCAGATGGTAAGAGAGATATCACCGGACCCATCCTGGGTAATTTAACAATCACCGTTTTGGGTCTTGGTagttttgatgttttcgAAGAATTCGCTCCCCCATATGCGGCAATACTGTATTATGGTTACTATTTTATTGTTTCGGTTAtccttttgaatatattaatTGCTTTGTATTCGACTGCGTACCAAAAAGTTATTGACAATGCAGATGACGAGTACATGGCTTTGATGTCACAAAAGACGTTGAGATACATTAGAGCACCTGATGAAGATGTCTATGTTTCTCCATTGAACTTAATTGAAGTGTTCATGACACCTATCTTTCGTATTCTTCCACCGAAGCGTGCTAAAGATTTGAGCTATACTGTAATGACAATAGTGTACAGCCCATTTTTGTTGCTTATTTCTGTTAAAGAAACTCGGGAGGCTAGAAGGATAAAATATAACAGGATGAAAAGGTTAAACGATGATGCCAATGAATATGATACTCCATGGGATTTGACAGATGGCTACttggatgatgatgacggTTTGTTTTCTGATAACCGAAATTCTGGCATGAGAGCCACCCAGTTAAAGAATTCCCGTTCGCTAAAACTGCAAAGAACAGCAGAGCAGGAAGATGTCCATTTTAAAGTCCCTAAGAAGTGGTATAAAAACGTTAAAAAATGCAGTCCCTCCTTCGAACAGTATGATAACGATGACACTGAAGATGATGCTGGTGAAGATAAAGATGAAGTCAAAGAGCTCACTAAGAAAGTGGAAAACTTGACAGCTGTAATTACCGATCTACTCGAAAAATTAGACATAAAGGATAAGAAAGAGTAAACGACATGTGTTCAAATACTGCTTAATTAATTTCTCAGAAAtccatatatatatatatatattgcTCCTCATTGCAACTTTGTAAATTTAATGTTCCTTtaatttatcattatttACAATATTAACTAATCCATCTCCCGATTTTCGGCATAAAATAAGTTTATATTTTGGTCTACatgaaaacaaaagtttAACTAAACTAACGTGTACAAACCACTTTGAAACGTATATAAAGGTCTAATAAAAACGACTGGCGTTTTGAAAGATAATATAATGATCTAATGcagttaaaaaatttacaaattataagaagaaaagaaaaacaacgATTACggtaaaaaatgaaaactcCCTCTCCTTTCTAGGTACGATAAATTATGACTTTCATCTTTCCCGTTTTGAAGATCTATTTATCTCAATTTGCCcagactttttttttatatatatttattttcccCTCTCTAACAACTGCAAGCACTGTTTGCGCTGGTCCCATCATTAGCAGCGTTCAAATCCACTCTTTGATTGTTCGACTCACGTTCGTTACTTGCACTATTTTGCTCTTCAGCCGTCTTCAGTGGTATCTTTTCACCGATTCCCAAAAATACATCGTTAACATTCTCTCCTGTCTTTGCACTTGTTTCAAAGAACAACAAGCCCTTTTCTTCCGCTAGCTTTTCACCTTCTTCCCTTGCGACTTTTCTTTCCCCACCTTCTTGCAGCATATCGATCTTGTTACCAACTAACGCAATGATGATATCCTTTGATGCCTGTTCATGTAATTCCTTAACCCAGTGGCGCGCTTTAATAAAGGATTGTGGTTTTGTAACGTCGTATACTACAAGAGCAGCTTGTGCGTTTCTATAGTACATAGGTGCTAAAGATGCAAATCTCTCTTGCCCAGCAGTGTCCCATATTTCAAACTTAACAGTATGTTCATTTATAGTAACTCTTTGAGTGAGGAATGCTGCACCAATGGTGGGCTCCTTATTTTCGGCAAAATCATTAGATACAAACCTTAGGACTATTGACGATTTACCAACTGCTGCCTCACCCAACAGTACCAACTTTATGGAAGTGACTGATgtgttcatttttttgtgtGATAAAAGggatatttttttatagcTTAGATAAGTCGACGATCttgctttttatttttaaaatcgTTGCCACTTTTATAAGATAAGCTGCTCGTATTTTCACCTCacttctctttctttgtcttttcGGGGATATTGTTTTAGCAAAAAGCCCCATAATGCAAACCgagaaaaccaaaaaaaaaaaaaacacgTATGAGGTGACAAGAAACTAGATAATCAGCAGACTAATATCTATAAAATAAATCCTCTGGTATATACCTACCTCAGCATAAGTTTATATCGTCATAATCTAGGTTTTGGCTTTGTTGTTGCCTCCGGGTTCATAACTATTGAAGTAGCATTGGAGACAATTGAGGGTGTTCCAGAATCACCAAAGAACGCCACTGTTACTGTCAAGTCATCTCTGTATCTTCTACTCATCGGCGATGGTATACTTACCAATGCCGATacatattcttttcttccgCCCGCACTTAATGCATTTCTAATTAAATGAGTGGCGACGTTTTTGTCTTCAATAAGATACTCTGGGTTTGATCCTGATGGTGAGCTCGAATTATTATCCTTGTACCTGAATGCCGGTCTTTGTGCTTCCTTGTCTTCAGATACATCGATAACTTTTGGTAATTTCCCCGGTTCTGCCTTCACAGGTGCCAgattcatatttttatcCATCCACCTGATAACCAAGGAagcaatttcttcattagtTAGTAATTCGAATAAACCATCCGAACCCATCACCATAAATTTAGTGTTCTCACCAATTTTGGCAGAAGTAATCACTGGTTCCGCAGTGACATATGGGGGTGTCTTGAAATCCCTTGGCTCTCTTCTAAAATAAAGTTTGGCAACTTCAGGCAAATCCGATAATGGTTTTCCATCGACTTCTTTGATCTTGTAGCGATAGTCTCCAAATGCCCTGGATGGTTGTAATGAACCCAATATTCTTCCGTTTCTTATAACGTTTGGTTCTCCTGGATGTTCTTTCCTAATTCTCCGTACTTCATCCAAATTATCACCGGTCTGGTCGGTGGATAGCGACTTTACCGTCCAATTGCCCTCGTTGTCCAAACCACAAATTAAAGCCCTTGAGTCTCCAGTGACAGCCACTTTCAAAATTGAGTTAGTGGAGTTGTATAAACTTAATAGTGCACAAGAACCAGAAATCGCTGGTAAAGTGTTTGCAATATTTGTGTTGTTTGGATCTTGAAACAGCTTCCTGAACGATTCGATTACAAGATCATTATCTAGTTTCAAAAAACCTTTCGAAATTGCAGAATCGATTAATTGGTTGGGGTCGGAATGGAAAACCGTTTTGTTCTGGTCATATACCTGACCTAATTGATACGCTACATAACGGACTAGATCTTTAGATAATTTTTCCGAAGTGAAAGGACCACCATGTCCAtcaaaaattccaaaaaaatacaaatcCTTCTCTATGGACTTGCCATCCTCACTTTCTATCGGAATGGTAATGATTTGTTCTACGTGATCGTCTTCTATTGGATGGTTAGAGGGCAACTGTGCCACATCATACCTGAATATACCAGTGCCACGGTTAACAAAATGGCTTTCCTCTCTATCATGTAGTTTAGCCTCTATTTTAGAATCGTTCAAGATAAGAACAGATTGGTCATTCTGAGACCGTTGACTCTTTTGTGTCTCTGTTCCTTTTGGATTAGGTGACGGCATGTTAATGTTACCACTAGTATTTGTAGAATAATCTTTTATTCCGTTAATTGTATCAAGGGAGAGGATCTTTTTAGGGGAATAGTAGGAGTAGGTCAACAGTAGGGACCCGCTTAGTAGAGCAATGTTTAGAGCTTTAGAATGTGATGATATGAATAGCTTTGTCCTTGAATAGTATGTGCTGTTGGCATGTGATGTTGAATATGCACGTTGGAGAAACTTCTGTGTGTATTCTCTACCAGATTGACATTTAGATAGAACCTTAACCGTTTTCTTTATAGCTACGGTTCTAGTTAAGGGAGACATGGAGAGATTGAGAGAAGTAAAAGCACTTCttctgttgaaaaatttcagtaGAGCACAAATTCAATTAAAGTAGCAATAgatgtttcttttcctgcCTATCACACGATTTCGTTTACCCTCCAATCgatcctttttttcttttttgtatctTGTGTAGAAAGAAGTGAATCCTGTTTTTCTACATAATGAAGGGCCGGTAACTGCTCATTACTGAGTTTTAAagtagaaaataaaaatgtatGCAATTGGTCGCCAATACCTGATAACTAAGAATGTAACTATGCAAGGGATAAGGAAATTTAGTCAATGCTGCCCATCACACCCTGAACAGCACAAGATTGCAACCTCTGAGAGTATTTCTTAAGTTGGAGACTAGTGGAGGAAATGAATTGGCACGTAGCTCGTCGAACATGATGAACTgtgatgataatgaaaaaatttttgttccCCAGCGATGAGTTAGTGAAAATCGACaatatatctttttttaatcaATGTGTTTTACTATTTCTAGAAAGCAAGGGAAGCCACTCTATTAGTAAACCTCTGGGCTTTACACATATAAAATCGCAGGAAAGTTATATTTCGAAGATGCCAccaaaaaagggaaaacaGGCCCAAGCGGCTGGTAAGAAGAAGGATAATGTCGACAAGACGTTCGgtatgaagaacaagaacCGTTCTACCAAAGTCCAAAAATACATCAAACAAGTGCAATCACAATCCGACCccaagaaagaagagatgAGGTTAAAGAAactcgaagaaaaaaagcgCAGAGAAGCCGAAGAAGCTGAACGAAGAGCACTATTCAACCCTGTAGCAGACCAAAGGGTTCGTGCGGGTGTAGATCCCAAGTCCATGGTTTGTGCTCTGTTCAAACTGGGGAATTGTAACAAAGGTGCCAAATGTAAGTTCTCACATGACTTGAACGTCGGTAGAAgaatggaaaagaaagatttatACCAAGATACAAGAAgtgaaaaggaaaatgacACAATGGACAACTGGGATGAAGAAAAGCTGAGAAAAGTTATCCTGTCGAAGCACGGTAACCCAAAGACCACCACCGACAAAGTATGCAAATACTTCATCGAGGCCGTGGAAAACGGTAAATACGGTTGGTTTTGGATTTGTCCTAACGGAGGTGACAAATGTATGTACAGACACTCCCTACCAGAGGGCTTTGTGCTGAAAACCAACGAGCAAAAGAGGCTCGAGAGGGAGTCGCTCGAGAAACAGCCAAAAATTACGCTGGAGGAGTTTATCGAAACAGAAAGAGGGAAACTAGACAAATCCAAGCTAACACCAATAACAATTGCCAACTTCGCCCAATGGAAGAAGGACCACGTCATCGCAAAGATTAACGCTGAAAAGAAGTTATCTAGTAAGAGGAAACCTACTGGTAGAGAAATCATTCTTAAGATGAGCGCCGAAAACAAGTCATTTGAGACGGACAACGCCGACATGCCAGACGACGTCACCCAGGGATCCGCATGGGATCTTACTGAATTCACAGATGCCTTGAAGAAGGCTGACCACCAAGACGACGGCGGCATCAAGGACTACGGTGACGGTAGCAACCCCACCTTCGACATCAAAAAAGCCAACTCCGCCACGCTCGCATAGTCTAAAATTCATATAGACTAAACTGTATATATGCCACCGTATATATAATACACGCACACACACCAACACAAAGCATGTCACGTCATGTAGCTGATCACGCAGCACGACCGCGGCCCATGCTTATCTGCCGTCTTTTTGCCCCTTTCGATATCCCACGCCCCACGCCCCCACGTTGTTGAGGTGTTTTTTCACCTCGGATCCGCCCGACAATATCTGGGATTAAAAGTGCTCGAGTTTTGCTCTCTATTTCACAATCGGTGATAGTTGAGCTTCCTTTCACTGCATCTCTTTGCAGCCTCGGGGGATGAGGCTATATACTTAGAGGGCCTGAATATATGTTTGACGCATCCCTCCTTCGTACGCTACCATCTGTTACTCTTGCACCGTTATTATATGCTTGTAATTTTTGTTATATAATAGGCCtttcattgtttttaaTATAGACTTTCATCATAGGGCATCCGGAATTTCTTCTCAGAAGCCTcgcaatttttctttatattaGGTTTTTCAGACTTTACATTTGTACAGAAACTGCGTATTGTTGACCATTACCGAGAGGAAGATAAAAAGGCATAGATAGTTAAGTTTAGCATTATAGAACCAACacaaacaaaacaataGAAGACAAAGAGTAAGTTCAAGACAAGTAGACAATGACACACATCACACTGGGACAAGCCATCTGGGCCTCTGTCAGACCAATCATCAAAATCTATCTGATTATTGGTGTAGGCTTCGGTTTATGCAAGATGAACATCTTAACCGTTCAGGCCACAAGGTCCATCTCTGATATCGTTTTAACAATTCTGCTTCCTTGTTTatcattcaataaaatcGTAGCAAATATAGAAGATAACGATATCAAAGATGTCGGCATTATTTGTCTGACGTCTGTTATACTGTTCGCAACTGGCTTGGGGTTTGCCTTTATTGTTCGCAGTGTGCTGCCTGTTCCTAAGAGATGGCGTGGTGGTATACTTGCAGGAGGTATGTTTCCCAATATCAGCGATCTACCCATCGCCTATTTGCAATCCATGGACCAAGGGTTTATATTTACAGAAGCAGAAGGTGAGAAAGGTGTTGCCAACGTTATCATCTTTCTGGCCATGTTTTTGATATGTGTTTTCAATTTAGGTGGTTTCAGACTAATTGAAAACGATTTCCATTACAAAggtgatgacgatgaagaaaatacgTTGACCAATGATGATTCTGCCCAACAGCCAACACAACCAATTGAAGgcaattcttcttcttcatccaaCCAAGATATCCTGAAAGAGCCCAACGAGTCTACCGTTCCTAACAGTTCACAAGCAAGCTACATTTCtgagaaaaataaaaaagaaaaaactgaaCTCTCTGTCCCCAAGCCTACACATACTGCCCCTCCAGCAATAGATGACAGGAGCTCGAACTCATCCGCGGTGGTCTCTATCGATAGCATTACACACTCACTACGCACAAACCATGTGGATGCCCAATCTGTAAGCGAGCTTAACGATCCTACTTACAGAACTAGAAGTCAACCAATAGCATACACTACCGAGTCAAGAACATCACATGTTCATAATAACCGCAGGAATTCCATCACTGGCTCCTTACGTTCCATCGATATGCGTGAACTACCCGCGGAAGGCATGTCGGATTTAATTCGTGAATACTCCAATGTTGATCAATACGGtagaagaaggaaaagttCTATCAGCTCCCAAGGAGCACCCTCTGTTTTGCAGGCAGACGGTACTATTTCTCCAAATTTGACTAGAACCTCCACTTTACAAAGAGTCAAAACTTCCAACCTAACAAGAATAATCACCTCAGATGCCACTGTTAGTAAGAAAGATATTGAGACTTCCGGTTCCTCTTTACCAAAATGGCTACAGAAATTTCCcttaacaaaatttttcgtcttttttctaaaaaattGTCTAAGGCCTTGTTCCATGGCTGTTATCCTGGCTTTGATTATCGCTTTTATTCCCTGGGTAAAAGCCCTTTTCGTTACGACCAGTAATACAccaaaaatcaaacaagCCCCAGATAATGCACCTGCTCTAACTTTCATTATGGATTTTACATCTTATGTTGGAGCCGCTTCAGTTCCCTTCGGTTTGATTCTTTTAGGCGCTACTCTTGGTAGATtgaaaattggaaaattatACCCTGGTTTCTGGAAATCCGCAGTGGTATTAGTCTTTCTCAGACAATGTATCATGCCGATCTTTGGTGTCTTGTGGTGTGACCGTCTAGTGAAAGCGGGATGGCTAAATTGGGAAAACGACAAGATGTTATTGTTTGTTACCGCCATTACTTGGAACTTACCAACAATGACCACCTTAATCTACTTCACTGCAAGTTATACCCCTGAGGACGAAACTGAACCCGTTCAAATGGAATGTacctctttctttttgatgCTTCAATATCCTTTGATGGTCGTTAGTTTACCATTTTTGGTGTCTTATTTCATCAAAGTTCAAATGAAATTATAAAGTTCGTTAAGGAAGAAACAAGATCTATTCATGCATTCCCATTCTCATTCTCATAATTTCATTTCATCGTACAACTGAATCAGGGTGTAATTTTATAGTTGTTTGTTGgtctttttttatcaacGTAGAATTCACTTATTTCAGATTTTATAGAGTTTCATagtataaaaataataatgaaaacaaaacttcatgctttttcttctgtttatacaatttcacttttgattgttattcaaaaaaataacatttAGTCGCAGCTTCTCAGTGTTActaatctttttcttcttttttcgaACATAAGATTTTCTGATGGAACGAAAAAAGGTGATCTTTTAATTATTTGTGAATCATAAATatccttttcattaatttttaaGTGGTATAGCGTATTTACATATAAAACATACATGATTATTTCATGTTTATaatcaaaaattataaataATTATTTAATCTCTAATATAGATTAATTAGAGTCTTTCCACAACTCAGTAGCATCCAATAGTCATGACAAATTTACTGTACTTGGATGTGTTAAATATTGTCCTTTTCATAATCtgataataaataaatggAAATATTTTCACCATAGTTTATGCCAAATTGTGCTTctatttgaattttctgaTCAAACCAGGCTTGCATTATCGATGCTCTATTTTTCGCCCAAACTTCCATTATCATACTAGAATTTTTTGGGCTTATACCTTTAGTTCTCACAAATGTGCATAAATCTAAAATGACACCATGCTTATTTAACAACTCTGAAACAATTAAAGTCGTTAGATTACCCAAGATGGGATTATGTCGTTCCTTACACCTAATTAAGCACACTAATAATCCACCTGCTTTGGCAATCAAACAACTACCAATGTCACTGTGAACATCTTTAACGGTTCTCTCCA
This window contains:
- the YVC1 gene encoding Yvc1p (Vacuolar cation channel; mediates release of Ca(2+) from the vacuole in response to hyperosmotic shock), translated to MVSANGDLHLPISNEQCMPENNGSLGFEAPTPRQILRVTLNLKYLIDKVVPIVYDPNDIVCDHSEILSPKVVKLAYEACGGNPKDKANKRKYQSVIIFSLLKVCEWYSILATMEVHNAKLYETRNLASQQLCKLLIEREETRDLQFLFMQLLLRRYVINENDEDQEPLNALELATDMHCTTVIGSSGFQRCLKWIWRGWIVQNGLDPTTFIKDDSLAEVSLISHFNPVRLKAPVYQNYLQMIFSFLFLGLYTLVVNGKDSERVQSFDLLESIFYVFNTGFILDELTKLYYIGYAHLSFWNLFNDTTYLIITFAMGFRAMSVTPLNAKYSSEDWDKISYRVLSCAAPFVWSRLLLYLESQRFIGIMLVILKHMMKESIVFFFLLFLIMIGFTQGFLGLDSADGKRDITGPILGNLTITVLGLGSFDVFEEFAPPYAAILYYGYYFIVSVILLNILIALYSTAYQKVIDNADDEYMALMSQKTLRYIRAPDEDVYVSPLNLIEVFMTPIFRILPPKRAKDLSYTVMTIVYSPFLLLISVKETREARRIKYNRMKRLNDDANEYDTPWDLTDGYLDDDDGLFSDNRNSGMRATQLKNSRSLKLQRTAEQEDVHFKVPKKWYKNVKKCSPSFEQYDNDDTEDDAGEDKDEVKELTKKVENLTAVITDLLEKLDIKDKKE
- the VPS21 gene encoding Rab family GTPase VPS21 (Endosomal Rab family GTPase; required for endocytic transport and sorting of vacuolar hydrolases; required for endosomal localization of the CORVET complex; required with YPT52 for MVB biogenesis and sorting; involved in autophagy and ionic stress tolerance; geranylgeranylation required for membrane association; protein abundance increases in response to DNA replication stress; mammalian Rab5 homolog; VPS21 has a paralog, YPT53, that arose from the whole genome duplication), with translation MNTSVTSIKLVLLGEAAVGKSSIVLRFVSNDFAENKEPTIGAAFLTQRVTINEHTVKFEIWDTAGQERFASLAPMYYRNAQAALVVYDVTKPQSFIKARHWVKELHEQASKDIIIALVGNKIDMLQEGGERKVAREEGEKLAEEKGLLFFETSAKTGENVNDVFLGIGEKIPLKTAEEQNSASNERESNNQRVDLNAANDGTSANSACSC
- the PTC5 gene encoding type 2C protein phosphatase PTC5 (Mitochondrial type 2C protein phosphatase (PP2C); involved in regulation of pyruvate dehydrogenase activity by dephosphorylating the serine 133 of the Pda1p subunit; localizes to the intermembrane space and is imported via the presequence pathway and processed by the inner membrane protease (Imp1p-Imp2p); acts in concert with kinases Pkp1p and Pkp2p and phosphatase Ptc6p) — its product is MSPLTRTVAIKKTVKVLSKCQSGREYTQKFLQRAYSTSHANSTYYSRTKLFISSHSKALNIALLSGSLLLTYSYYSPKKILSLDTINGIKDYSTNTSGNINMPSPNPKGTETQKSQRSQNDQSVLILNDSKIEAKLHDREESHFVNRGTGIFRYDVAQLPSNHPIEDDHVEQIITIPIESEDGKSIEKDLYFFGIFDGHGGPFTSEKLSKDLVRYVAYQLGQVYDQNKTVFHSDPNQLIDSAISKGFLKLDNDLVIESFRKLFQDPNNTNIANTLPAISGSCALLSLYNSTNSILKVAVTGDSRALICGLDNEGNWTVKSLSTDQTGDNLDEVRRIRKEHPGEPNVIRNGRILGSLQPSRAFGDYRYKIKEVDGKPLSDLPEVAKLYFRREPRDFKTPPYVTAEPVITSAKIGENTKFMVMGSDGLFELLTNEEIASLVIRWMDKNMNLAPVKAEPGKLPKVIDVSEDKEAQRPAFRYKDNNSSSPSGSNPEYLIEDKNVATHLIRNALSAGGRKEYVSALVSIPSPMSRRYRDDLTVTVAFFGDSGTPSIVSNATSIVMNPEATTKPKPRL
- the TMA46 gene encoding translation machinery-associated protein TMA46 (hypothetical protein that associates with translating ribosomes; interacts with GTPase Rbg1p), which codes for MPPKKGKQAQAAGKKKDNVDKTFGMKNKNRSTKVQKYIKQVQSQSDPKKEEMRLKKLEEKKRREAEEAERRALFNPVADQRVRAGVDPKSMVCALFKLGNCNKGAKCKFSHDLNVGRRMEKKDLYQDTRSEKENDTMDNWDEEKLRKVILSKHGNPKTTTDKVCKYFIEAVENGKYGWFWICPNGGDKCMYRHSLPEGFVLKTNEQKRLERESLEKQPKITLEEFIETERGKLDKSKLTPITIANFAQWKKDHVIAKINAEKKLSSKRKPTGREIILKMSAENKSFETDNADMPDDVTQGSAWDLTEFTDALKKADHQDDGGIKDYGDGSNPTFDIKKANSATLA
- the ECM3 gene encoding putative ATPase ECM3 (Non-essential hypothetical protein; involved in signal transduction and the genotoxic response; induced rapidly in response to treatment with 8-methoxypsoralen and UVA irradiation; relocalizes from ER to cytoplasm upon DNA replication stress; ECM3 has a paralog, YNL095C, that arose from the whole genome duplication), with translation MTHITLGQAIWASVRPIIKIYLIIGVGFGLCKMNILTVQATRSISDIVLTILLPCLSFNKIVANIEDNDIKDVGIICLTSVILFATGLGFAFIVRSVLPVPKRWRGGILAGGMFPNISDLPIAYLQSMDQGFIFTEAEGEKGVANVIIFLAMFLICVFNLGGFRLIENDFHYKGDDDEENTLTNDDSAQQPTQPIEGNSSSSSNQDILKEPNESTVPNSSQASYISEKNKKEKTELSVPKPTHTAPPAIDDRSSNSSAVVSIDSITHSLRTNHVDAQSVSELNDPTYRTRSQPIAYTTESRTSHVHNNRRNSITGSLRSIDMRELPAEGMSDLIREYSNVDQYGRRRKSSISSQGAPSVLQADGTISPNLTRTSTLQRVKTSNLTRIITSDATVSKKDIETSGSSLPKWLQKFPLTKFFVFFLKNCLRPCSMAVILALIIAFIPWVKALFVTTSNTPKIKQAPDNAPALTFIMDFTSYVGAASVPFGLILLGATLGRLKIGKLYPGFWKSAVVLVFLRQCIMPIFGVLWCDRLVKAGWLNWENDKMLLFVTAITWNLPTMTTLIYFTASYTPEDETEPVQMECTSFFLMLQYPLMVVSLPFLVSYFIKVQMKL